Proteins encoded within one genomic window of Bacillus thuringiensis:
- a CDS encoding alpha/beta fold hydrolase: MWKGREIMWTQQIINTKRGTFELFTKGNGEPLCITHHYSQFNETGDYFADVFTSTHRVFLINLRDAGNSVKANSEKELSMIEAIHDLEAIRESLQLPIWHFAGHSTGGMLGVLYAITYPNSLQSLVVAGAAVSNYTETPFCIYHPEHPQFHYMQQLIENLKSPHLTSEERIELSTKRTKLSLYKPENYNSYFDKPIKKIMSASRMNAFSHEYPAFNLREHLPSMKTKTLIICGRHDVQCPIQYSIDMHEGIRNSIFVTFEESNHYPFLEEAAQFTSTTQTFYKSLRQYRYY, translated from the coding sequence ATGTGGAAAGGTCGTGAAATTATGTGGACACAACAAATAATCAACACGAAACGTGGCACATTTGAACTTTTTACAAAGGGAAATGGCGAACCGCTTTGTATTACACATCACTATTCACAATTTAATGAAACTGGTGATTACTTTGCGGATGTTTTCACTTCTACGCATCGTGTATTCCTCATTAATTTACGAGACGCTGGTAACTCGGTAAAAGCCAATTCAGAAAAAGAATTAAGTATGATTGAAGCCATTCACGACTTAGAAGCGATACGAGAATCTTTACAACTTCCAATATGGCATTTCGCCGGTCATTCAACTGGCGGTATGCTTGGGGTTTTATATGCAATTACCTATCCAAATTCCTTACAATCATTAGTCGTAGCCGGCGCTGCAGTAAGTAACTATACGGAAACACCATTTTGTATTTATCATCCGGAACATCCACAGTTTCATTATATGCAACAGCTCATCGAAAACTTAAAAAGCCCTCATCTTACAAGTGAAGAACGGATAGAACTATCTACTAAGAGAACAAAATTATCATTGTATAAACCAGAAAACTACAACTCTTATTTTGATAAGCCAATCAAAAAAATAATGTCTGCTAGCCGAATGAACGCTTTTTCTCACGAATATCCAGCATTTAATTTACGAGAACATTTACCTTCTATGAAAACAAAGACACTTATTATATGCGGAAGACACGATGTGCAGTGCCCGATTCAGTATTCTATCGATATGCATGAGGGCATACGTAATTCTATTTTTGTGACATTTGAAGAGAGTAATCATTATCCTTTTTTAGAAGAAGCTGCTCAGTTTACTTCTACTACTCAAACATTTTATAAATCATTACGCCAGTACCGTTATTATTAA
- a CDS encoding response regulator transcription factor — translation MKRILLIEDEVSIAELQRDYLEINDFQVDVEHSGEIGLQMALQEDYDLIILDIMLPKMNGFEICKQIRATKDIPILLVSAKKEDIDKIRGLGLGADDYITKPFSPSELVARVKAHISRYERLSGNVSKQRDTLYIHGISIDQRARKVFINNEEIAFTTKEFDLLTFFVTNPNQVLNKEQLFERIWGLDSAGDLATVVVHIRKLREKIERDPAHPQYIETVWGAGYRFNV, via the coding sequence TTGAAAAGAATTTTATTAATAGAAGATGAAGTAAGTATTGCAGAATTACAGCGAGATTATTTAGAAATTAATGATTTTCAAGTTGATGTAGAACACTCTGGAGAGATAGGTTTACAAATGGCTCTGCAAGAAGACTACGATTTAATTATTTTAGATATTATGCTTCCGAAAATGAATGGATTTGAAATTTGTAAGCAAATTCGAGCTACAAAAGATATTCCGATTTTACTTGTTTCAGCAAAAAAAGAAGATATAGATAAAATTCGCGGACTCGGATTAGGAGCGGATGATTATATAACGAAGCCGTTTAGCCCGAGTGAGCTAGTAGCAAGAGTAAAAGCACATATTTCGCGTTATGAAAGATTATCAGGGAATGTAAGTAAGCAACGCGATACGTTATATATTCACGGAATCTCTATTGATCAACGGGCGAGGAAAGTTTTTATAAACAATGAAGAAATTGCATTTACAACGAAGGAATTTGATTTATTAACATTCTTTGTCACAAACCCAAATCAAGTATTAAATAAAGAACAGTTATTTGAGCGCATTTGGGGATTAGATTCCGCTGGTGATTTAGCAACTGTTGTCGTTCATATTAGAAAGCTACGTGAAAAAATTGAAAGAGATCCAGCTCACCCGCAATATATTGAAACTGTGTGGGGAGCTGGTTATCGTTTTAACGTGTAA
- a CDS encoding sensor histidine kinase, with amino-acid sequence MSIKTRFLFSYIAVILVSITLILVAGFLIVFSITGDLEAVKNFYKSSYIQKPLTPEEENAYLELKLAAKQHQSQLLDESFVSSIEKEGVKIIVRKGENISYATKGFESSTLTEALPKFEAANINSRGTTELGDTFYRYVKFDFYFAEKEEGSIFVLKKQSSFVDLTQKLFPILFVSLLLLAILLIGLLSYLVSRSVIKPIFVLKDATEKIKEGNLDFQIPVTSHDEIGQLNQGFEEMRKKLKDSIEMQTQYEENRKELISNISHDLKTPITSIIGYVEGIKDGVANTPEKMDKYLTTIHTKARHMDTLIDELFLFSKLDLNRVPFQFETVELNMFMQELIEEMQMDLSKEGIEVNLQLHASPLYVTADCEKINRVISNLIHNSVKYMDKEEKKITVAVSIDNNKVIVKVMDNGSGIESDTLPYIFERFYRAEQSRNSSTGGSGLGLAIAKQIIEEHGGNIWAESELWKGTSIFFSLEKVEKCGE; translated from the coding sequence ATGTCTATTAAAACAAGGTTTTTATTTTCTTATATTGCTGTCATTCTCGTTTCTATTACGCTCATATTAGTCGCGGGATTTTTAATTGTTTTTTCGATAACAGGAGACTTGGAAGCAGTGAAAAATTTCTATAAAAGTTCTTACATTCAAAAGCCGCTTACACCAGAAGAAGAGAATGCCTATCTTGAATTAAAATTAGCGGCAAAGCAACATCAATCTCAATTATTAGATGAATCGTTCGTTTCATCAATTGAAAAAGAAGGCGTGAAAATAATTGTAAGAAAGGGAGAAAACATTTCTTATGCTACAAAGGGTTTTGAAAGTTCGACTTTAACAGAAGCCCTTCCGAAATTTGAAGCAGCAAATATTAATAGTCGTGGTACAACGGAACTAGGTGATACATTTTATCGATATGTAAAATTTGATTTTTATTTTGCAGAGAAAGAAGAAGGGAGTATATTTGTACTAAAAAAGCAAAGTTCATTTGTAGACCTTACACAAAAATTATTTCCAATCTTATTCGTATCGCTTTTATTATTAGCTATTTTACTTATTGGGTTATTAAGTTATCTCGTTTCAAGAAGTGTAATAAAACCAATCTTTGTATTGAAAGATGCGACTGAGAAAATTAAAGAAGGAAATTTAGATTTTCAAATACCAGTTACATCGCACGATGAAATAGGGCAATTGAATCAAGGGTTTGAGGAAATGAGGAAGAAATTAAAAGATTCGATAGAGATGCAAACGCAGTATGAAGAAAATCGAAAAGAGCTCATTTCAAACATCTCTCATGATTTAAAAACACCGATTACATCTATTATTGGATATGTAGAAGGCATAAAAGACGGGGTAGCAAATACACCAGAAAAAATGGATAAGTACTTAACGACTATCCATACGAAAGCAAGACATATGGATACACTTATTGACGAACTATTTTTATTTTCGAAGCTTGATTTGAATCGAGTTCCATTTCAGTTTGAAACGGTTGAATTAAATATGTTTATGCAAGAATTAATAGAAGAGATGCAGATGGATTTAAGTAAAGAAGGTATAGAAGTTAACTTACAATTACATGCATCACCACTATATGTAACGGCTGATTGCGAAAAGATAAATAGAGTGATATCAAATTTAATTCATAATAGTGTGAAATACATGGATAAAGAAGAAAAGAAAATTACTGTAGCAGTATCGATTGATAACAATAAAGTAATTGTGAAAGTAATGGACAACGGATCAGGTATCGAATCTGATACACTTCCTTATATTTTTGAACGTTTTTATCGTGCAGAGCAATCGCGAAATTCGAGTACAGGTGGAAGCGGACTTGGTTTAGCGATAGCGAAGCAAATTATTGAAGAACATGGCGGGAATATTTGGGCGGAAAGCGAGCTTTGGAAAGGCACAAGCATTTTCTTCTCATTGGAAAAAGTAGAGAAATGTGGTGAGTAA
- a CDS encoding ankyrin repeat domain-containing protein, which yields MFKKTFSMICCVIFLQGCSQEQEVKKEMTNMETALLAATEKNETNTVISLLKQGANINATDNQGRTPLMIATYKNDVKTAKALIEAGANVNIQDDIKNNPFLYAGAEGYLDILKLTIDAGADPTLTNRYGGTALIPASEHGYIDVIKELLTRTNIDVNHVNNLGWTALMEAIVLSNGNETQQQVIRLLIEHGADVNIPDNDGVTPLEHARAHNFKEIEKILLEGHK from the coding sequence ATGTTCAAAAAAACATTCAGTATGATATGTTGCGTAATTTTTTTACAAGGATGCTCGCAAGAACAAGAAGTAAAAAAGGAGATGACAAACATGGAGACTGCACTACTAGCAGCTACTGAAAAAAATGAAACGAATACTGTTATATCTTTACTAAAACAAGGCGCAAATATAAATGCGACGGATAATCAAGGACGTACCCCTCTTATGATTGCTACATACAAAAATGATGTAAAAACCGCAAAGGCACTTATCGAAGCTGGTGCTAACGTAAATATCCAAGATGATATAAAAAACAATCCTTTTCTGTACGCCGGTGCTGAAGGTTACTTAGACATTTTAAAACTAACGATTGATGCTGGTGCAGATCCAACGCTTACGAATCGATACGGCGGTACAGCTCTTATTCCAGCCTCAGAACATGGCTATATTGATGTTATAAAAGAACTCCTCACGCGAACAAATATCGATGTAAACCATGTAAATAACCTCGGATGGACAGCTTTAATGGAAGCCATCGTACTAAGTAACGGAAATGAAACACAACAACAAGTCATTCGCCTTCTTATTGAACACGGTGCAGATGTAAATATTCCAGACAACGATGGGGTTACCCCGCTAGAGCATGCTCGCGCTCATAACTTTAAAGAGATAGAGAAAATTTTGTTAGAAGGACATAAGTAA
- a CDS encoding Gfo/Idh/MocA family protein yields the protein MNKPKIGMIGLGSIAQKAYLPTLTKETDWNFVGAFTPNAEKRKQVCQQYRIQDFHSIETLASECDAIFVHSSTASHYEIVSELLKKGIDVYVDKPLAATVEQAEKLVELSEKYNRKLMVGFNRRFVPMYVAAKEQAHNISWIRIEKHRSNKVGPYTYDFTMLDDYLHIVDTARWLANDELNVVHNMMQINEKNELLYGHHTYTTPSGLLLSTAMHRHAGTNLEQIELVTTGKIIRVKNMNTFEAEEENSVSQSGSPSWDTTLKQRGFEDAVHHFIDCVHGDTKPVVDGLEGLKTQQLLQSLLQSVNKK from the coding sequence ATGAACAAACCTAAAATTGGGATGATTGGACTTGGAAGTATTGCACAAAAAGCCTATCTTCCAACACTTACAAAAGAAACCGATTGGAATTTTGTAGGGGCGTTTACACCTAACGCTGAGAAAAGGAAACAAGTTTGCCAGCAATACCGGATTCAAGACTTTCATTCTATTGAAACGTTAGCTTCGGAATGTGATGCAATCTTCGTTCATAGTTCAACTGCATCGCATTATGAAATCGTTTCTGAACTTCTGAAAAAAGGAATCGACGTTTATGTTGATAAGCCGCTAGCTGCTACAGTGGAACAAGCTGAGAAGCTAGTCGAGTTGAGCGAAAAGTATAACCGAAAGTTAATGGTCGGATTTAATCGCCGCTTCGTTCCTATGTATGTTGCGGCAAAAGAGCAAGCTCATAATATTTCATGGATTCGAATTGAAAAACACCGTTCAAATAAAGTCGGGCCATATACGTACGACTTTACGATGTTAGATGATTACTTACATATTGTAGATACTGCTCGCTGGTTAGCTAATGATGAGCTTAACGTCGTTCACAATATGATGCAAATCAATGAAAAGAATGAACTTCTTTACGGACATCATACATATACAACTCCAAGTGGACTGTTACTTTCTACAGCGATGCACCGCCATGCCGGTACAAATTTAGAACAAATTGAACTTGTAACGACAGGGAAAATCATTCGTGTAAAAAATATGAATACATTTGAAGCTGAAGAGGAAAACTCTGTTTCACAAAGCGGTTCACCATCATGGGATACGACGTTAAAACAGCGCGGTTTTGAAGATGCTGTTCATCACTTTATTGACTGTGTACACGGAGATACAAAGCCTGTTGTAGATGGATTAGAAGGATTAAAAACGCAGCAATTGCTCCAATCTCTATTACAATCTGTAAACAAAAAGTAA
- the mscL gene encoding large-conductance mechanosensitive channel protein MscL → MWNEFKKFAFKGNVIDLAVGVVIGAAFGKIVSSLVKDIITPLLGMVLGGVDFTDLKITFGKSSIMYGNFIQTIFDFLIIAAAIFMFVKVFNKLTSKREEEKEEELPEPTKEEELLGEIRDLLKQQNSSKDRA, encoded by the coding sequence ATGTGGAACGAGTTTAAAAAATTCGCATTCAAGGGGAATGTAATCGATTTAGCTGTCGGGGTTGTAATCGGTGCTGCATTCGGTAAAATCGTTAGTTCTTTAGTAAAAGATATCATTACACCATTACTTGGTATGGTATTAGGTGGCGTTGACTTTACAGATTTAAAAATTACATTCGGTAAATCATCTATTATGTATGGTAACTTTATCCAAACTATTTTTGATTTCTTAATTATTGCAGCGGCTATCTTTATGTTTGTTAAAGTATTCAACAAACTAACATCTAAAAGAGAAGAAGAAAAAGAAGAAGAACTTCCAGAACCAACAAAAGAAGAAGAACTTCTTGGCGAAATTCGCGACTTATTAAAACAACAAAACTCTTCTAAAGATAGAGCATAA
- a CDS encoding DUF3917 domain-containing protein — protein sequence MIVLWIITLCMTAIFAYMTLKQNGLKRFVPGSILAGIALITYVISIFIESVSVDMSTSLMFMGITLFAGSIMVLMVAGIILFIHMNSETL from the coding sequence ATGATCGTTCTTTGGATAATTACGCTTTGTATGACTGCTATTTTTGCATATATGACGTTAAAACAAAATGGCTTAAAGCGATTTGTTCCAGGAAGTATTCTTGCAGGAATTGCCCTTATCACGTATGTAATTTCTATTTTTATTGAAAGTGTATCAGTGGACATGAGCACAAGTTTAATGTTTATGGGTATTACACTATTTGCAGGTAGTATTATGGTACTTATGGTTGCAGGTATTATTTTATTTATTCATATGAATTCGGAAACGTTATAG
- a CDS encoding DUF3949 domain-containing protein: MIWISLIVLAYFIILVPIQYNYMKMLKEKQKKMNVSQNELYDNMSYEESQIHYHYQSNIFTIPASLVASIIYRVKHAA, encoded by the coding sequence ATGATTTGGATTTCACTAATCGTATTAGCCTATTTCATCATTCTCGTCCCAATACAGTATAACTATATGAAGATGCTCAAAGAAAAACAGAAGAAAATGAATGTCTCACAAAACGAACTATATGACAACATGTCTTATGAAGAATCCCAAATACACTATCATTATCAAAGTAACATATTCACAATACCTGCTTCGCTTGTCGCAAGTATTATTTATAGAGTGAAACATGCAGCATAA
- a CDS encoding DUF4288 domain-containing protein: MYAVKLLFESVHSGEPDLTKIDEHYEESHDTLFEESIILVKANSIEEAHELGEKIAIHSEESYDNMYGEQVTWTFRKVLHVFELDDTPFETGKELYARFLHVKKNETVDTVVKAYYLEYE; the protein is encoded by the coding sequence ATGTACGCTGTAAAATTATTGTTTGAATCTGTTCATTCTGGTGAGCCTGATCTTACGAAAATTGATGAGCATTATGAAGAAAGTCACGATACACTTTTTGAAGAAAGTATTATTCTTGTTAAGGCAAACAGTATAGAGGAAGCTCACGAATTAGGTGAAAAGATAGCTATACACTCTGAAGAATCGTACGATAATATGTACGGTGAACAAGTAACGTGGACGTTTCGAAAAGTATTGCATGTGTTTGAATTAGACGATACACCATTTGAAACGGGAAAAGAATTGTACGCAAGATTTTTACACGTTAAGAAAAATGAAACGGTAGATACCGTAGTAAAAGCATACTACCTTGAATATGAATAA
- the ccpA gene encoding catabolite control protein A — protein sequence MNVTIYDVAREANVSMATVSRVVNGNPNVKPTTRKKVLEAIDRLGYRPNAVARGLASKKTTTVGVIIPDISNTFYAELARGIEDIATMYKYNIILSNSDQNKEKEFHLLNTMLGKQVDGIVFMGEDITDIHIEEFKKSPVPIVLAASFDEQNETPSVNIDYTQAAYDAMKHFIEQGHKRIGFVSGPFIDKAGSAKKLQGYKKALEEAGISYDENLVIDGDYTYDSGIEAFEKLWSLDGKPTAIFVSSDEMALGVIHAAQDAGLNVPTDVEVLGFDNTRLALMVRPQLSTVVQPMYDIGAVAMRLLTKYMNKEKVEDHTVILPHRIQFRDSTK from the coding sequence ATGAACGTAACAATCTATGATGTAGCGCGCGAAGCGAACGTTTCAATGGCTACCGTATCACGCGTTGTGAACGGTAATCCAAATGTAAAGCCTACAACAAGAAAGAAAGTATTAGAAGCAATTGATCGTTTAGGATACCGCCCAAATGCGGTAGCACGTGGACTAGCAAGTAAGAAGACAACTACAGTAGGTGTTATTATTCCTGATATCTCAAATACGTTTTATGCAGAACTTGCTCGTGGAATTGAAGATATCGCAACGATGTACAAATATAACATCATTTTAAGTAATTCTGACCAAAACAAAGAGAAAGAGTTCCATTTATTAAATACGATGCTTGGAAAACAAGTAGACGGAATTGTTTTCATGGGTGAAGATATTACAGACATTCACATTGAAGAATTCAAAAAGTCTCCAGTACCAATCGTATTAGCAGCGTCATTTGATGAGCAAAATGAAACGCCATCAGTAAATATCGATTATACACAAGCAGCTTATGACGCAATGAAGCACTTTATTGAGCAAGGACATAAGCGTATTGGTTTCGTCTCTGGTCCTTTCATTGATAAAGCGGGAAGCGCGAAGAAATTACAAGGTTATAAAAAAGCTTTAGAAGAAGCAGGTATTTCATATGATGAAAATCTTGTAATCGATGGAGATTACACATATGATTCAGGTATTGAAGCATTCGAAAAGCTTTGGAGCCTTGATGGAAAGCCAACAGCGATTTTCGTATCTTCTGACGAAATGGCACTAGGTGTAATCCATGCAGCACAAGACGCTGGATTAAATGTACCAACTGATGTAGAAGTACTTGGTTTCGATAATACACGCCTTGCATTAATGGTACGTCCACAGCTTTCAACAGTTGTACAACCAATGTATGATATCGGTGCAGTAGCAATGCGTCTATTAACAAAGTATATGAACAAAGAAAAAGTGGAAGATCACACTGTTATCTTACCTCACCGTATCCAATTTAGAGATTCAACGAAGTAA
- a CDS encoding CamS family sex pheromone protein translates to MKKMALSFAVVSLLLGACSNDTISKKDEVIQKDTKEKSMIPRTAVSKDYYRTVIPLKEQKVINTANVTTNSKLDLAEYENGLMNIAKEQFDTENHVLQLNQYIPEKLVDELVAKVKAPVLTNIIEQDYFGKQNSNELSLSGVVIGLAMSSSVSNEEAMSKGTEVAKQLIEAIHKNDKYNKSPITFAIFKQESTSSLKNGTYIASATVQKNDTNLGNWNAIEEKAYSYPSDEFTQAHGEDNAKINKFAEAMKGFSPGDFIPVNAKVSYKKDQMDTLNMDIVIKYNGKTELMGLTQLAAQSMLEQLPKDAKVQLQIKSENKIEAIVIKEKNSDKPFVSFL, encoded by the coding sequence ATGAAGAAAATGGCATTATCCTTCGCAGTCGTAAGTTTATTACTAGGAGCTTGTAGTAATGATACGATTAGTAAGAAGGATGAAGTTATACAGAAAGATACGAAAGAAAAAAGCATGATTCCAAGAACGGCTGTTTCTAAAGATTATTATAGAACTGTAATTCCTTTAAAAGAACAAAAGGTTATAAATACAGCTAATGTAACGACAAATTCTAAATTAGATTTAGCAGAGTATGAAAATGGTTTAATGAATATTGCAAAAGAGCAATTTGATACAGAAAATCATGTGCTTCAATTAAATCAGTATATTCCTGAGAAGTTAGTTGATGAACTAGTCGCGAAAGTAAAAGCGCCAGTTTTGACAAATATTATAGAACAAGACTATTTCGGGAAGCAGAATTCAAATGAATTAAGTTTATCTGGCGTTGTAATTGGGTTAGCTATGTCTTCAAGTGTATCCAATGAAGAAGCAATGTCTAAGGGGACTGAAGTTGCCAAGCAACTTATTGAAGCTATTCATAAAAATGACAAGTATAATAAATCCCCAATTACGTTTGCTATCTTTAAGCAAGAAAGTACAAGTTCTTTAAAAAATGGTACGTATATTGCTAGTGCTACCGTTCAAAAGAATGATACGAACCTTGGAAATTGGAATGCGATTGAAGAAAAAGCGTATTCATATCCTTCTGATGAATTTACACAAGCACATGGAGAAGATAATGCAAAAATAAATAAATTTGCTGAGGCAATGAAAGGTTTTTCTCCTGGAGACTTTATCCCAGTAAATGCTAAAGTTTCTTATAAGAAAGATCAAATGGATACATTAAATATGGATATTGTTATTAAATATAACGGTAAAACAGAATTAATGGGCCTTACCCAACTGGCTGCTCAAAGTATGTTAGAACAGTTACCTAAAGATGCAAAAGTACAATTGCAGATAAAGTCTGAGAATAAAATCGAGGCAATTGTTATAAAAGAGAAAAACAGCGATAAACCGTTTGTTTCCTTCTTATAA
- the ytxJ gene encoding bacillithiol system redox-active protein YtxJ, translated as MNMTKVETIEELEVLVEKNEPYVLFKHSTTCPISHGAYTEFQAYCSEERAVPAYYLYVQDARDVSNRVAEQYSIKHESPQVLYIKDGMVVWNTSHWNIKKDALEENIK; from the coding sequence ATGAATATGACAAAAGTTGAAACAATTGAAGAGCTTGAAGTATTAGTAGAAAAAAACGAGCCTTATGTTCTTTTTAAACATAGTACGACATGCCCGATTAGTCATGGTGCCTATACAGAATTTCAAGCTTATTGTAGTGAAGAAAGAGCGGTACCAGCGTATTACTTATACGTACAAGATGCGAGAGATGTTTCGAATCGTGTTGCAGAACAGTACAGCATTAAACATGAATCTCCGCAAGTGTTATACATAAAAGATGGGATGGTAGTATGGAATACGTCTCATTGGAACATTAAAAAAGATGCTTTAGAAGAGAATATTAAGTAA
- a CDS encoding DUF948 domain-containing protein gives MQVLLYVSAAIIAVAFAVLVVYVCRTLLSVQKTLENVASTLEGLEKQMQGISVETEQLLHKTNALADDIQQKSQSLNKVVSGVDGIGTTIHSLNTKLRNVSESVTDEIENNADKVAQVVQWSSAAIEVYNHYRSTRQEKKVEKEERKLERLEKKAEKKEKRSRFRMRGES, from the coding sequence ATGCAAGTTCTTTTATATGTAAGTGCAGCTATTATCGCGGTTGCTTTCGCTGTATTAGTAGTGTATGTATGCAGAACGTTGTTATCGGTTCAGAAGACGTTAGAAAACGTTGCAAGCACGTTAGAAGGTTTAGAAAAGCAAATGCAAGGGATTAGCGTAGAGACGGAGCAATTATTACATAAAACAAATGCGTTAGCTGATGACATTCAACAGAAATCACAATCATTAAATAAAGTGGTATCGGGTGTAGATGGAATTGGAACGACAATCCATTCTTTAAATACGAAACTTCGTAATGTATCAGAGTCTGTTACGGACGAAATTGAAAATAATGCAGATAAAGTAGCGCAAGTTGTACAGTGGAGTAGCGCAGCAATTGAAGTATACAATCATTATCGTTCGACAAGACAAGAGAAAAAGGTTGAAAAAGAAGAGCGTAAATTAGAAAGACTTGAGAAAAAAGCTGAAAAGAAAGAGAAGCGTTCTAGATTTCGTATGAGAGGTGAATCGTGA
- a CDS encoding aminopeptidase, producing the protein MKDPRIEKLAYNLINYSIRLQKGEKVLIENFGLQKELVTALVKEAYAAGGFPFVSLKDHQVDRSLLMGATEEHFEQIAAYEASVMKDMDAYIGLRSGDNINEQADVPSERMQIHGQTVGKKVHRDIRVPKTRWVVLRYPNASMAQLAKMSTEAFEDFYFEVCNLDYGKMDKAMDSLVTLMNKTDKVRLTGPGTDLTFSIKDIPAIKCSGHLNIPDGEVYSAPVRDSVNGTVSYNTPSPYNGYTFENVQLKFENGQIVEATANDTERINKIFDTDEGARYVGEFAIGVNPYILHPMGDILFDEKIDGSFHFTPGQAYDDAWNGNNSNIHWDLVCIQRPEYGGGEIYFDDVLIRKDGRFVVPELEALNPENLK; encoded by the coding sequence ATGAAAGATCCACGCATTGAAAAGTTAGCATACAATTTAATTAACTACTCTATCCGCTTACAAAAAGGTGAAAAAGTATTAATTGAAAACTTTGGCTTACAAAAAGAACTTGTAACTGCACTTGTAAAAGAAGCATATGCAGCTGGTGGTTTCCCATTCGTTTCTTTAAAAGATCATCAAGTAGATCGCTCTTTATTAATGGGTGCTACTGAAGAACATTTCGAACAAATCGCTGCATATGAAGCAAGCGTAATGAAAGATATGGACGCTTATATCGGTCTTCGCTCTGGCGATAACATTAACGAACAAGCTGATGTGCCAAGTGAAAGAATGCAAATTCACGGTCAAACAGTTGGTAAGAAAGTTCATAGAGACATCCGCGTTCCAAAAACACGCTGGGTTGTTCTTCGCTATCCAAATGCTTCTATGGCACAGCTTGCTAAAATGAGCACAGAAGCTTTCGAAGACTTCTACTTCGAAGTTTGTAACTTAGATTACGGTAAAATGGATAAGGCAATGGATAGCCTTGTTACATTAATGAACAAAACAGATAAAGTTCGCTTAACTGGTCCTGGAACTGACTTAACATTCTCTATTAAAGACATTCCAGCTATTAAATGCTCAGGTCATTTAAACATTCCAGACGGTGAAGTGTACTCTGCACCAGTTCGTGATTCCGTTAACGGTACAGTGTCTTACAACACACCATCTCCTTACAACGGTTATACATTTGAAAATGTACAACTTAAGTTTGAGAATGGCCAAATTGTTGAAGCAACTGCAAACGATACAGAACGTATTAACAAAATCTTCGATACAGATGAAGGCGCTCGCTACGTTGGTGAGTTCGCAATCGGCGTAAACCCATACATCTTACATCCAATGGGAGATATCCTATTCGATGAAAAAATCGATGGCAGCTTCCACTTCACTCCTGGACAAGCTTACGACGATGCATGGAACGGCAACAACTCAAATATCCACTGGGATTTAGTATGCATCCAGCGCCCTGAATACGGCGGCGGCGAAATTTACTTCGACGACGTACTAATCCGTAAAGACGGACGCTTCGTTGTACCTGAACTAGAAGCTTTAAACCCAGAGAACTTAAAATAA
- a CDS encoding PH domain-containing protein gives MNFPIQRSKSVVIFVCLTLVFMFVYPLVMIVANKEQWMSALIGMGLCFIVNVPLVWEVFIKKHKVENGVLKYGILNDDVVLKEIRIIRQVGKSLEITTNAYKVHMVAIPQDMNEFLALIEKENPHVKIEMVGKK, from the coding sequence ATGAATTTTCCGATTCAAAGAAGTAAATCGGTAGTAATTTTCGTTTGTCTCACGTTAGTTTTTATGTTTGTATATCCACTTGTCATGATTGTCGCAAATAAAGAGCAGTGGATGTCAGCGTTAATTGGAATGGGATTATGTTTCATTGTAAATGTCCCGCTCGTTTGGGAAGTATTTATTAAAAAGCATAAAGTAGAAAATGGTGTATTAAAGTACGGCATTTTAAATGATGATGTTGTATTGAAAGAGATAAGAATCATTCGTCAAGTTGGGAAATCTCTTGAAATTACGACGAATGCATATAAAGTACATATGGTTGCGATACCGCAAGATATGAATGAATTTTTGGCGCTTATCGAAAAAGAAAATCCACATGTGAAAATAGAAATGGTAGGGAAGAAATGA